From Deinococcus betulae, the proteins below share one genomic window:
- a CDS encoding S8 family peptidase, producing MNARLTAAVLTVTGLLAACGQQTALQAGVPDASAPTVARTAPALAPVLGQDAADTIPGQYIVVLSGGTSASTLATQSGGLVSALGLDPQGITVQYLYNQALNGFAAKLSAQNLATLRADKRVKYIQQDAMAHAVATQSNATWGIDRIDQRDRPLSGTYTYDTTASTVTAYVVDTGIRTSHSQFGGRAVWGTNALNDGNNTDCNGHGTHVAGTIGSSTYGVAKGVKLVAVKVLNCQGSGAYSAIISGINWALNNKSGPAVANLSIGGGFDQAVNDAVNNAASKGLIMAIAAGNDNKNACNYSPASAASAITVGATDSSDVRSTFSNFGNCVDIFGPGTGITSTWNSSDSATNSISGTSMATPHVAGAVALILAANPSYTNAQVTSALLNASSANKISNVGTGSPNKLLFTNPSGTTNPEPPTPTPGTTYKGSVYAGGTSYQPGNPGYFQYAGGTLKATLTGPSGTDFDLYLQKYNGSAWVDVAAAEGSTSTENITYNAASGSYRWEVYAYAGSGQYTLVENR from the coding sequence ATGAATGCACGTCTGACTGCCGCTGTTCTGACCGTTACTGGCCTCCTGGCTGCCTGTGGGCAGCAAACCGCCCTGCAGGCTGGGGTGCCCGACGCCTCGGCGCCGACGGTGGCGCGCACTGCCCCCGCGCTGGCGCCTGTGCTGGGCCAGGACGCCGCCGACACCATCCCTGGCCAGTACATCGTCGTGCTGAGCGGCGGCACCTCCGCCAGCACCCTGGCCACCCAGAGCGGCGGCCTCGTCAGCGCCCTGGGCCTGGATCCTCAGGGCATCACTGTTCAGTACCTCTACAACCAGGCCCTGAACGGCTTTGCCGCCAAACTGAGCGCCCAGAACCTCGCCACCCTGCGGGCCGACAAGCGCGTGAAGTACATCCAGCAAGACGCCATGGCGCACGCCGTGGCCACCCAGAGCAACGCCACCTGGGGCATTGACCGCATCGACCAGCGCGACCGTCCCCTCAGCGGCACCTACACCTATGACACCACCGCCAGCACTGTCACGGCCTACGTGGTTGACACCGGCATTCGCACCTCCCACAGCCAGTTCGGCGGCCGCGCCGTCTGGGGCACCAACGCCCTGAACGACGGCAACAACACCGACTGTAACGGGCACGGCACGCACGTCGCCGGCACCATCGGCAGCAGCACCTACGGCGTGGCCAAGGGCGTCAAGCTGGTGGCCGTGAAGGTTCTGAACTGCCAGGGCAGCGGGGCGTACAGCGCCATCATCTCCGGCATCAACTGGGCCCTGAACAACAAGAGCGGCCCGGCAGTCGCCAACCTCAGCATTGGCGGCGGCTTTGACCAGGCGGTCAACGACGCCGTGAACAACGCCGCCAGCAAGGGCCTGATCATGGCCATCGCCGCCGGCAACGACAACAAGAACGCCTGTAATTACAGCCCGGCCAGCGCGGCCAGCGCCATCACGGTGGGCGCCACCGACAGCTCTGACGTGCGCAGCACCTTCTCCAACTTCGGCAACTGCGTGGATATCTTCGGGCCTGGCACGGGCATCACCAGCACCTGGAACTCCAGCGACAGCGCCACGAACTCCATCAGCGGCACCAGCATGGCGACCCCCCACGTGGCCGGCGCCGTCGCCCTGATCCTGGCGGCCAACCCCAGCTACACCAACGCGCAGGTGACGAGCGCGCTGCTCAACGCCTCCTCGGCCAACAAGATCTCGAACGTGGGCACCGGCAGCCCCAACAAGCTGCTGTTCACGAACCCCAGCGGCACCACCAATCCCGAGCCCCCCACCCCCACGCCTGGCACCACCTACAAGGGCAGCGTGTATGCCGGCGGCACCAGCTACCAGCCCGGCAACCCTGGCTACTTCCAGTACGCGGGCGGCACCCTCAAGGCCACGCTGACGGGTCCCAGCGGCACCGACTTCGACCTGTACCTCCAGAAGTACAACGGCAGCGCCTGGGTGGACGTGGCCGCCGCCGAAGGCAGCACCAGCACCGAAAACATCACCTACAACGCCGCCAGCGGCTCCTACCGCTGGGAAGTGTACGCCTACGCCGGCAGCGGCCAGTACACCCTGGTGGAAAACCGCTGA